One Homo sapiens chromosome 13, GRCh38.p14 Primary Assembly genomic window carries:
- the OLFM4 gene encoding olfactomedin-4 precursor — MRPGLSFLLALLFFLGQAAGDLGDVGPPIPSPGFSSFPGVDSSSSFSSSSRSGSSSSRSLGSGGSVSQLFSNFTGSVDDRGTCQCSVSLPDTTFPVDRVERLEFTAHVLSQKFEKELSKVREYVQLISVYEKKLLNLTVRIDIMEKDTISYTELDFELIKVEVKEMEKLVIQLKESFGGSSEIVDQLEVEIRNMTLLVEKLETLDKNNVLAIRREIVALKTKLKECEASKDQNTPVVHPPPTPGSCGHGGVVNISKPSVVQLNWRGFSYLYGAWGRDYSPQHPNKGLYWVAPLNTDGRLLEYYRLYNTLDDLLLYINARELRITYGQGSGTAVYNNNMYVNMYNTGNIARVNLTTNTIAVTQTLPNAAYNNRFSYANVAWQDIDFAVDENGLWVIYSTEASTGNMVISKLNDTTLQVLNTWYTKQYKPSASNAFMVCGVLYATRTMNTRTEEIFYYYDTNTGKEGKLDIVMHKMQEKVQSINYNPFDQKLYVYNDGYLLNYDLSVLQKPQ, encoded by the exons ATGAGGCCCGGCCTCTCATTTCTCCTAGCCCTTCTGTTCTTCCTTGGCCAAGCTGCAGGGGATTTGGGGGATGTGGGACCTCCAATTCCCAGCCCCGGCTTCAGCTCTTTCCCAGGTGTTGACTCCAGCTCCAGCTTCAGCTCCAGCTCCAGGTCGGGCTCCAGCTCCAGCCGCAGCTTAGGCAGCGGAGGTTCTGTGTCCCAG TTGTTTTCCAATTTCACCGGCTCCGTGGATGACCGTGGGACCTGCCAGTGCTCTGTTTCCCTGCCAGACACCACCTTTCCCGTGGACAGAGTGGAACGCTTGGAATTCACAGCTCATGTTCTTTCTCAGAAGTTTGAGAAAGAACTTTCCAaa gTGAGGGAATATGTCCAATTAATTAGTGTGTATGAAAAGAAACTGTTAAACCTAACTGTCCGAATTGACATCATGGAGAAGGATACCATTTCTTACACTGAACTGGACTTCGAGCTGATCAAGGTAGAAGTGAAGGAGATGGAAAAACTGGTCATACAGCTGAAGGAGAGTTTTGGTGGAAGCTCAGAAATTGTTGACCAGCTGGAGGTGGAG atAAGAAATATGACTCTCTTGGTAGAGAAGCTTGAGACACTAGACAAAAACAATGTCCTTGCCATTCGCCGAGAAATCGTGGCTCTGAAGACCAAGCTGAAAGAGTGTGAGGCCTCTAAAGATCAAAACACCCCTGTCGtccaccctcctcccactccag GGAGCTGTGGTCATGGTGGTGTGGTGAACATCAGCAAACCGTCTGTGGTTCAGCTCAACTGGAGAGGGTTTTCTTATCTATATGGTGCTTGGGGTAGGGATTACTCTCCCCAGCATCCAAACAAAGGACTGTATTGGGTGGCGCCATTGAATACAGATGGGAGACTGTTGGAGTATTATAGACTGTACAACACACTGGATGATTTGCTATTGTATATAAATGCTCGAGAGTTGCGGATCACCTATGGCCAAGGTAGTGGTACAGCAGTTTACAACAACAACATGTACGTCAACATGTACAACACCGGGAATATTGCCAGAGTTAACCTGACCACCAACACGATTGCTGTGACTCAAACTCTCCCTAATGCTGCCTATAATAACCGCTTTTCATATGCTAATGTTGCTTGGCAAGATATTGACTTTGCTGTGGATGAGAATGGATTGTGGGTTATTTATTCAACTGAAGCCAGCACTGGTAACATGGTGATTAGTAAACTCAATGACACCACACTTCAGGTGCTAAACACTTGGTATACCAAGCAGTATAAACCATCTGCTTCTAACGCCTTCATGGTATGTGGGGTTCTGTATGCCACCCGTACTATGAACACCAGAACAGAAGAGATTTTTTACTATTATGACACAAACACAGGGAAAGAGGGCAAACTAGACATTGTAATGCATAAGATGCAGGAAAAAGTGCAGAGCATTAACTATAACCCTTTTGACCAGAAACTTTATGTCTATAACGATGGTTACCTTCTGAATTATGATCTTTCTGTCTTGCAGAAGCCCCAGTAA